The window gTGTTATCATTACTTAGATCTTCCACATCTCTGATAGCCCGTCATGAGTAGTCCAGCTTTCTGATTGAATAATCAGGCTGTCTTTCTCGCCGTGATGATGTTAGAACATGAGTTTGCCATGGGTCACAGTACAGCTTATGATGCCTTGTTCCACCGACATCCTCCACCATATATTTTCCTAatgttttcccttttctttgttttttaagatgatGGATCTCCATCCCAATTTCTAAGTCAGTTCCTACGTTCTTCCGATAATTTTCTGCTTAATTTGCTGTTTGAGTTGCATTTTCAAGAGTTCCAATTTGACTGGAGGTTGAGCTTTTTTCTTTTCGATTTTTGAATGACTGGAAGCCTTTACTAAAATCAATTgctttgatttttctctttccaaAACCTCCCTTTCTCAACCAAGcatttgaaagaaaaagttaattAGTGCTCTAATTACTCTAGTTCTCCGTACTGAATCCGAATTTATTGGAATCCATTAGTTGACTCATCATAGAAGTTGTGGGATAAGACTGCAATGTGGCCATCTTATGTCTTTTGTTACCGTGTAATTATGCGGAGGGCCTTTCAAATATAACTTCATTGGCCTTGTATTTGTGCGATGCGGCATGGGCTATGGATAAACATAACAAAACCAAAAATCACTATGATTGTGTTACATAAATGCGATTGTCCTATGCTTAGTTAGTTGTGCTAAAGCCCTTCCCTATGTGgccaaaaaattgaaatatgttttatataacTATCTATTTGGCTTGCCATATAGGGGTGAAGTTAGGAGTTAAATTGATGTTTGGAAGGGAAGGGTACTTTGGATGGGGTCGTGTCTCACTTAAGATGGTAGGATTGGATATCTTCTGTATATATGTACATGACATAATTCACTATGttttaagtatatataatattaattcaaCATGCCCATATAAAGTAGCAAGTCttcaaaattaccaaaattgatgatgatgatgataatcaTACAATAAGGACAAGTTGTCTCCACTCATTACTTTGACAGCTGTCTTGAAAAATCACCAGACTCATCCAACATGCAATCAAAAGattcaaaacacaaaaataagaaaaatcactGGAGTTTAGGAGGACCCATGAACCAAAACAAACATTTTGTGTTTTATATATCTTCAAAACTTTGGAAGACAGAATGGAACAAAAATTTGGGAGCCGACCATAGATCAACAACATTCTTTATCAGTTAAGCGCCAGCTCCACTTGTAACATTTGTTAGCAGTTATGGCAAACATGTATGggctttgaaagtttgaaaccgaatagaaattttgaatataccTCTGAGTAATGGACCCTGCAATAATGCCCACTAttcatttcattcttttaagTTGTCAAATTCAGTTAGCAGCTTAAATCTTGGACCATCTCCTCCAGGTCGATCGTGGGCCTTCACCAACACcatcttcaaatattttgttttgagttgaataatttttgaaatgatttcTGGGAAAAATTTGCAATCAGCCCAGCCCCTCTTGTTCACGTCatgaaagtataaaaaaaagaaaagaaaagaaaagaaaagaaaatattttgtgcatttttttactattaaaaatataaaagaaaaccacatataatttaaattagttaaaaacttatgtatttttaaattatttaatctttaaatagaaaaatcaaaataaattcaaaggaATTTGAGCTAacatcaaaaataatttattgtttttaaattaattaattgattttttatatttttcttttaaactttccTTAAAgcttttctaagaaccaaacattaCTAAGTGTTCAGGGAGCAACTCAAGACCCTAACCATGATCATACAGTTTTTAAGTTTGTGATTCAAGATGGCAGACACCAAATTGGCCAAATAAATTAAACCCAGTCAACATGGCCTTTAGTGGTGGCCGTGGATTCATCACCATGAATCATATTAGCGGCAGTCAAAGGGCCACGGGCGACGGGCCACCACCAGCAAAACACTTTCCTTTGGAACGCATTTTAAAGTATCCCTTATGTACTGTGAACAGATTGAATGCGAAAAAGTAGTTCTTCTTTGATTCACCAAAACACCAATTTCTTTTTAACCATACGTGTAAGACTAATGGCTGAGCTGGACATGTTTCCGGATATTGTCCAGGGCACTAGATATGCACTCATGGCTTGAATGAATCAATGATGCATCCAGGTTTCTACAGCAACTTTTATGCAGTACAGATGATGCATTATATTATAAACCATGGACTTGGAGCACTATGCCTTTGAAAGGTGGCAAAGTGGCATGATCTGTACTTCATAATTAACTGATGCTCGACAACCAGATTTCACTACACAAGAAAACACCTCAAGCATATAACGAATCTATAAACCTAATAAATATATGTAGAGTCAACTTATATATGAGTCCCTTTATCATATTTCTTTGTCATACCTAAAATGTTAGTGGCGTGTAAGCATATATGCATACACGAAACTACGAAAGAGTTGACTTATCTCATCCCTCTGTCATTGGTAATATATATGAGGTCAATCTCAACATCATAGGCGTCCAAGTAGCTTCCTGCTACTCAAGATAAGACGAAACAGACAAAGCATGCTTTACATAAATGGAGAGCTATCGAGTTTCTTCCACCAACCGCTATAATGTAGGGAGGAACAAAATCTATGGTCAGAGAAATTTTAATGATGGTGgctaaataattcttttatttaatttggcaTGGCATGGATTTTTAAGATAGAACTGAATAAGCAACTGGCCTGTAGTACATATCCGTCATATGTAACCATAGTGATATAAATAAGTAGACAAGGGCAATGCAAACCATGCCCCTTTACCAAACCGTGAGGCTAGCTTTTGGTGTGCGGCATGCTGTCTATTAGGTTTACCTACTGCTGGAATGGACTTATAAATTAACATGCATGCCTGTTCGTCACGGCCATCAACAATGGATCCTGCTCTACATTTGCCTgcattttttgtgtttctttctTTAATCTATGTCTTCTATGCAATGCTTGGAaggaaaaagataataaaaagtAGTAAGAGCAGGGACGCTCCCGAACCAGGTGGTGCATGGCCAATTATTGGCCACCTCCATCTACTAGGAGGAGGTGATCAGCTTCTTTACCGGACACTTGGAGCCATGGCTGATAAGTATGGTCCGGCATTCAATATCCGCCTCGGCAGTCGCCGTGCTTTTGTGGTGAGTAGTTGGGAAGTAGCGAAGGAATGCTTCACCATTAATGACAAAGCACTTGCTACGCGTCCCACTACAGTAGCCGCAAAGCACATGGGCTACAACTATGCGGTATTTGGTTTTGCACCCTACAGCCCTTTCTGGCGTGAGATGCGGAAGATTGCAACACTTGAACTTCTTTCAAATCGTCGGCTTGAGATTCTAAAGCATGTTCGAACTTCAGAAGTTGACATGGGGATTAGGGAGCTGTACGGTTTGTGGGTCAAAAACAGCTCCCGTCCATTGCTTGTTGAACTTAATCGATGGTTGGAAGATATGACACTTAACGTGGTTGTTAGAATGGTGGCTGGAAAAAGATACTTTGGTGCTGCCGCTGCCTCCGACAGCAGTGAAGCAAGACGGTGCCAGAAAGCAATTAACCAATTCTTTCGTCTGATTGGCATTTTTGTGGTTTCAGATGCACTTCCATTTCTATGGTGGCTGGATTTGCAGGGGCATGAGAGGGCAATGAAGACGACGGCCAAAGAATTGGATTCCATACTTGAAGGTTGGCTTGAGGAGCATCGCCAAAGAAGAGTTTCTAGTCTGATCAAGGCCGAGGGTGAGCAAGACTTCATTGACGTAATGTTGTCCCTTCAGGAGGAAGGGCGCCTCTCTGGTTTTCAGTATGATTCCGAAACAAGCATCAAGTCCACTTGCCTGGTATGCTTTTAACACCCAAACCATGAATACGGAGTAgaatttgtgaaaaattgagGACTAATGCTGTTGCTTGGGCACAGACGTTAGCtttttcaaattgatctctATAATAATAACACCCAATTTTGtattagaagaaaaagaaaccatACTGGATATCTTTGAATATAATGGTGGCTATGCAGGCACTAATCCTAGGTGGCAGTGACACCACAGCAGGCACACTGACGTGGGCCATTTCTTTACTCCTGAACAATCGCCACGCCTTGAAAAAGGCACAAGAAGAACTAGATCTGTGTGTTGGCATGGAAAGGCAAGTGGAAGAGTCAGACGTTAAAAACCTTGTGTATCTTCAAGCAATCATCAAGGAGACCCTTCGCCTCTACCCAGCAGGTCCCCTACTAGGACCCCGAGAGGCGTTGGACGATTGCACAGTCGCTGGCTACAATGTCCCTGCTGGCACTCGCTTAATAGTGAACATATGGAAGCTTCAAAGGGATCCAAGTGTTTGGACAAATCCTTGTGCTTTCCAACCGGAGAGATTTCTCAATGCTCATGCTGATGTTGATCTTAAAGGCCAACAATTTGAACTGATGCCTTTTGGGTCTGGCAGAAGATCGTGCCCCGGAGTTTCATTTGCACTCCAAGTCCTGCACTTGACCCTCGCACGACTCCTCCATGCATTTGAATTGTCAACCCCAGTGGATCAGCCGGTCGACATGACTGAGAGCTCGGGTTTAACCATTCCAAAAGCAACCCCATTAGAGGTCCTCTTGACTCCACGCCTGAACTCCAAGCTCTATGCTTTTTAAGAAGCGTGTATTAATCAATAACATCGAGTGTGGGGAGGCCAAGGGAGTTGCTAGATGGTTTACGCTTGTCCGGGAGCTTTTACTTTACATGTTGCATAcatatatacttaaataattaagTGAACATGATGCCAAAATCATGCTTAATTAATAATGCCACTGACAAAAAACTTGTTCAGGCCATGATTCTAAACTTGAATGGCCGTGAGGTTCAATGGtcaatttatgattcaaataaGGTACTTGCGAATCAATTATGAATGGATTATATGTTGGGCAAAAGGCTGATGAAGTATTAGCATATTCCAATTCTATATCTAGTTCCTTGATTTGTACAAGTACTACAAGCTAAATTCGAGGATAATGGACTTAGCAATTTCAAATACCTTGAATCGTCTTACTATCACGCATAAGCTTAGAAAACACCTAAATATTAAGCTTGTTaccttcatcattttttttttttttattaattgttttctatattggttatttttatgtacataatttttgtttattattatcatgtatttgttataaaaaatttttaattaagcaacatgttcttatttatttgttatttttatgtaatacTTATTCTAGATTGTTCCAATCAAAAGAAAGTTAATGCTAGCGTTGATATAATGAAGAGAGGTTTTAACTGCATCAACCTAAACTGTCCCTGCATccacctttttgttttttttttttttttaaaaaataataataattttgtacaTTTAATACCCAAAATACCCTCTCTTCAACTACCCCTCCAAAActcttaacatttttcttatatgttttcttttcttctcgttttcttcttttattttctcccTCTTCCCTTTTATCTTCCTCCTCAAAGGTAGGGGGCTGCAGAGTGCAGACTAGGCTGTCGACAGTGATCGCAGCAACACCTAGCGACGACCAGCAGAGGGGCCTGGCGACGATTTGAggatgaaaatgaaggaaaacccaaaaaaaaaaggaataaaataaaagaaaaaggaggaagaaTTGGATTATTAAAGATGAAGGTAATTTGGTTACTTTTTctgtgaattttattttaaaaagaggaatgaaaatataatttttaaattaatactttATTATCAATCTTTACGGTGTCCCTttagattaattatttattaaaaataatcaatcttgtgtaaatataaataaagttaaatgtacaaataaatgttgttaaataatctattaattataaaaaaaaaggtatattaTTTTACGCAATTGGATATATTTTCTTAAGGTTTTATCTCATTAATActtatattcatttttcatgtttttgacAATACTCGTTTGTACTCTTTAGTGGatcctttaaaattttattgaagtatttcaaaaagatattttttctaCGTTGAAGTTAAAAGTTACTTTTAAGAAAGATCTCAAAAGTTTGAAAGGCGGGATCATAAAAGTTccgatttattttttaaaatcatagagAGTTTTCTAATTCTAagatattgaaaatttctttttaaaatcaaatgcaaatttaaagataaacacaattttaaaacttattaaaagatatttcaatatttttttagaatcaaacacaaatttagagataaacataattttaaaattttgaagcttataaaaaataattttgggaattaaaaatataataaaaaccaaattagaaaatagaaagtattCACTTTCTAATTCTTGTATTAGTCATTACAAAAATTTTAccaattataaatatatacttaccttaaattttaagatttcaGATAATCCGATGTTGTCTTGAAATAGATAAGACCCAAGAAAGTAGTTTGcatctaattaataaaaaagtaacaaaattattaattagataaaaTACACTAACACTAACaaatatatttcctttatataaaaatttattttgttactaGAATATTTTTAAGTGATTATTTTGTCTTCACTGTTcatgtcttaaaaaaaaataaaaagttaattcATACtgtatataaaagttattttgttactaaaatgTCTTAAAGTGATTATAATGCCTTAAGTGTTTGTGttcagaaaattaaaaaaaaaaaaagaaaaattgtttctGTTGACATTAAAATGTTTAGGTAAATTAAATAGGAGTCCCAAAAAAGAACACAGTtgcaaaattattaaaaatactttggtACATTCTTTATTAGTTTGccgttcattttattttaattattctaattttcttttatataaatcttttatataaaataggaaTATACGAAATAttgaatattgaaatatatttaatttattaaataaaaaataaatatttaaatgctaggaaaaaatatttacatgaaTTTCGGAGAATTAATTAACAATTAGTTTTTgcataaaaatagtaaataatagtaatttgttcaattaaattttttataataaatacatgataattaatattttttttaacgaATTATAGGCGCTTGGCATGAATTgattttatgataaatttaattatcTAAATTATTATATCACACAgcaataaaataattcttttattttattttttataatgtagctttatattttaattatctttattatcagtaaattcaaatcttattaaaaaaatacatgtttctattttatatttaaattatttttttattaaatcaaatttaaatataattaaatatttttaaaattaattttcaattttgattaaataatttataataaacatacccattcatgcatttcttgattttatttataaattatgtaaACGTAAATCATGGTCGAGTTTtgttagttttggaaaaactaataaaaatgcATTTCATAGCTGtggatttttataatttacagaaaagaaagaaaaaaaaaaagaaagagaaatctACATATAGCTGCATTTGTCTTTgtcatggaaaatgaaaaatattgcTAGAGTTtataatgtaaaagaaaatgcaaatgtGAAACGCAAAGCATATAAGCTATTTTAGGGTAAAATCCATGAATGACCAAATGGtccaaaaaaaaagatcaaattgGAAATACGATTGGTCACCGGTTGAATCGATTGGTgcaatccaattttcaaaaccatgaaaattttaatatatgactTAAACCtgtaagtttgaaataacaatgagtaaaaaataaattatagaatcCCTTTAGatgaaaaaagattttaataattataaatttttatgagatGGATATGATTtattaagataattttaaaaaataataaataaaatttaatattaaattttatttaaaatattttatttataagaataaaatatcttaagatAATTATGAGGGTAGGTAGAAGATGCTATTTTTATGACATGATGTGTTTTGCATTAGAAAGTCAAATTCATCTATCCATGTCTATGAAACATATTAGAtcgaatattaattttaaattcggACATTATTTTCAAACCCAACCTACGTAacgcatgtttttttttttctttttaattattaaattagttGTATTTTGGTTCAAAACTCACGTGGGAAGAAGACTAGAGGGGGAACATTTTTGTTGCGAAGCTATacggaaaaaaatttattcagaAGCCGgtcaaaactcaaatttatcTGCGGAACTTTTGTACTTATCTTTTGACAATTGGATTGCTTCCCTACAAATGAACTAAATTAATAGTCTCCTTGCTTTATCAGAAGCGAAGGAAAAAGTAGGACTCCTGCATCGTACAACACAAATAGACAGATCTTTAGTCATAGATGGTGCATGCCGTAAAGTAGCCGTCTTGAGCTTGGTAAGAAACCAAGCTATTAAAACTTGACTTGAACTGTTCATTCTCAAGGGGGTAAGTGCCAGCCTGATGCGGGCATGCAAGACTTATACCAATCTGCCGTTCTAATAATAGAATGTAGAAGACACCGAGCACCTCCTGCATGCATCTTGAGGCGGTGTAGTAGACACGCATCCCAAGGCGAAGTTGTTCTCTACGACCTTAAGGATCAatttagtaattgttttaaaaaatagttttttgaggtcaatttttgaaaattattttttaattttttaaagtaaaaatctgttaaaaaacctaaaatacaacacgtttttaatatttttaaaaataatttttatatctattattatatttttaatccttatatttatataattattttttaaaataatcattaaaaaataagtgaaaacagataaaaattattttttaaacacattctattttatgttattaataACATATATAAACGAAGACTTTTAATTatcaaaagcttttttttttttttttatattttttgttttaaagaacaaaagcCTGCTCAAAAAAACAGTTGCCATAACTTTTTTCTGATTTGTAGTGATCCTAGGAAGGCTGTTTTCTAAATAtagtattataataaaaaaatgtggtCATAGTAAGAAAATAACGTTTGGACATGTCCATGgtattatgtatatatatgtatgcttGAACAGGGAAGCCACCCACAGTTTAACCACAGTAATCCAATAGCGACATTCTAAGCTACCATGGATTTCCTTCTCCAATGCCTAAACCCTGCCATGGTTGGGGCATTTGCAATACTTGTCCTCTCCTACTACCTGTTATTATGGCGGTCTGGAGCTGGTAAGGGCAGAATGGCACCTGAAGCTGCTGGTGCATGGCCCATAATAGGTCACCTACACCTCCTAGGTGGGTCTAAGAATTTGCCCCACTTACTTTTGGGAACCATGGCCGACAAGTATGGAGCAGTATTCAGCGTTCGGCTGGGATTGAAAAGAGCTGTGGTGGTGAGTAGTTGGCAGATGGCCAAGGAATGCTTCACCACCCATGACCTGGCTCTGGCCTCCCGTCCTCAACTTGTAATCTCCAAACAATTGGGATATAACGATGCCATGTTTGCTTTCTCTCCTCACGGTGCATACTGGCGGGAAGTGCGGAAGATAGCCACTCTAGAGCTCCTCTCGAACCGCCGGCTAGAGTTGCTGAAGAACGTCCGAATCTCAGAGGTGGAGACATGCATGAAGGAACTATACAAGCTTTGGGCTGAGAAGAAAAACGAGGCAGGCGTTGTTTTGGTGGACATGAAGCAATGGTTTGGGGACTTGACTCTGAACGTGATTCTTATGATGGTTGCTGGAAAACGATATTTCGGTTATACAGGCGAAAGTCAAGAGAAAGAGACCCAGCGGTGCCAGAAATCGATTAGGGAATTCTTTCGTTTGTTGGGACTCTTTGTGGTGTCGGATGCCCTTCCTTTTCTTGGCTGGCTTGACGTGGGTGGACATCTGAAAGCCACGAAGAAGACTGCAAAAGAAATGGATGGTATTGCTCAGGAATGGTTACAGGAACACCGACGGCGAAAAGATTCGGGTGAAGCTAATGGTAACCAGGACTTAATGGACGTGATGCTGTCCATTCTGGCTGGCACGGACCCTACCGGCTATGATGCCGATACAATCAACAAAGCCACATCCCTGGTATGCTCATTATTCCTCGAGCACATTTATATGCTACTAAAACAAATGACATTCTTCTCAAGACATAATTTCATGCTTTATCCTCTTTAGTCGGGACTCTCAGACTCTCGAGAGTACTCACACCTTCGATGGAATAACTTTCTGTTGCTGGTTGAAGCTAGTCAAAGTCAAtactttttaaaagataatattagatttataaaagttttatcaaTTATGAAAGAATTTTTTGCATCAGcgcaaatagaatttttttacttaaaaataaaacgttTTTGATTTCATATTGTGTTTTATTATACGTTGTTATTTGTCAAAAGAGTAACATGAGCAGCTTCGACAAGCAATTATAGTGAAATACAACCCACCTGAGAATCTGAGCGTAACTAGAATTATGTCGAACCTCTGGCTTGGGTGTTTGGGCTGGGCTGGTAATGATCCAACTCTCCTCTGGGTGGCTGGGCCATTCTCGTCAGAAGATCATGGAAGTGTGTTCTTTATTCCTCATGGTTTGAGGCCTCATTGACTGGGCTTCTTGATCTTGAGTTGGTTACACAATTACGCCTTTCAAAGACTCTTCGTCATAATAAATACAGTGGCTTTCCCTCGTAAATTTAaggatttttatattttatttttttattttaattttgaagccCAACATGAAGTTTTATAAAATGCTAAATTTGTGAGCGAGTTTCAAATTCAAGCTACTTTTGATCGACGGACGCTAAACTCTAACTCTAGAATCAGACTTCTATCTGTTCGTGCCCCTTAGACATAAGGACACTCactcttgaaaaaataaaaaaaataaattggagcCTTTTTCCCCTTTAATCCTGTTAGtagttataattttattaacatTAGTTAATGTTTTGTACTTGGCAGATTTTGATTGCAGGAGGTAGTGACACTACATCTGTTACTCTAACATGGGCGATCTCACTTTTATTGAATAATCCATGTATGTTAAGAAAAGCCCACGAAGAATTGGACACTCATGTTGGTAAAGAGAGACTGGTAAATGAAGTGGATTTAAGCAAGTTGGTCTACCTCCAAGCAATTGTTAAAGAGACATTGAGGTTATATCCCGCACTTCCACTTTCAGGACCACGCCAATTTAACCAAGATTCCATTTTGGGTGGTTACCGTATCGCAAAAGGCACTCGTCTCGTGTTGAACCTCACTAAGATCCAAAGAGACCCAAGTGTATGGTTGAATCCAACAGAGTTTCAACCAGAGAGATTCCTCACTACTCACAAAGACGTTGATATGAGGGGCAAAAATTTTGAGTTTACACCATTTGGTGGTGGAAGAAGAATTTGCCCTGGTGCAACTTTTGCCCTTCAAGTGCTACACTTAACATTAGCCAATTTCCTGCACAAATTTCAACTTTCGACTCCATCAGATGCAAAAGTTGATATGAGCGAGAGCCTTGGGATAACAAACATAAAATCCACTCCACTTGAAGTTCTCATCTCGCCACGTCTGTCTTCTTGTGATCTTTATGAGTAAAATCAATGAATGTTGAGAGAGACTATTtcaagaaacctagtattatatcataggaaataaaaatacaaataaaatttgtacATGTGGTacaagtttaaaataataactaatgAGTACtatacttttttaattttgtctTAGCTTgaattttggtgtttttttatttttatttttgttttctccttgTAGAAGAAAAAGTGGCATATAGCATTTTTCTTCCGGTATGGATAGTGAAAAATAAGTATGCATTTCACCATATGCATACATGTGCAATAGACTTAATGAGTTGCAAGTTGATAAT is drawn from Vitis riparia cultivar Riparia Gloire de Montpellier isolate 1030 chromosome 18, EGFV_Vit.rip_1.0, whole genome shotgun sequence and contains these coding sequences:
- the LOC117907345 gene encoding xanthotoxin 5-hydroxylase CYP82C4-like; amino-acid sequence: MDPALHLPAFFVFLSLIYVFYAMLGRKKIIKSSKSRDAPEPGGAWPIIGHLHLLGGGDQLLYRTLGAMADKYGPAFNIRLGSRRAFVVSSWEVAKECFTINDKALATRPTTVAAKHMGYNYAVFGFAPYSPFWREMRKIATLELLSNRRLEILKHVRTSEVDMGIRELYGLWVKNSSRPLLVELNRWLEDMTLNVVVRMVAGKRYFGAAAASDSSEARRCQKAINQFFRLIGIFVVSDALPFLWWLDLQGHERAMKTTAKELDSILEGWLEEHRQRRVSSLIKAEGEQDFIDVMLSLQEEGRLSGFQYDSETSIKSTCLALILGGSDTTAGTLTWAISLLLNNRHALKKAQEELDLCVGMERQVEESDVKNLVYLQAIIKETLRLYPAGPLLGPREALDDCTVAGYNVPAGTRLIVNIWKLQRDPSVWTNPCAFQPERFLNAHADVDLKGQQFELMPFGSGRRSCPGVSFALQVLHLTLARLLHAFELSTPVDQPVDMTESSGLTIPKATPLEVLLTPRLNSKLYAF
- the LOC117905392 gene encoding cytochrome P450 CYP82D47-like, giving the protein MDFLLQCLNPAMVGAFAILVLSYYLLLWRSGAGKGRMAPEAAGAWPIIGHLHLLGGSKNLPHLLLGTMADKYGAVFSVRLGLKRAVVVSSWQMAKECFTTHDLALASRPQLVISKQLGYNDAMFAFSPHGAYWREVRKIATLELLSNRRLELLKNVRISEVETCMKELYKLWAEKKNEAGVVLVDMKQWFGDLTLNVILMMVAGKRYFGYTGESQEKETQRCQKSIREFFRLLGLFVVSDALPFLGWLDVGGHLKATKKTAKEMDGIAQEWLQEHRRRKDSGEANGNQDLMDVMLSILAGTDPTGYDADTINKATSLILIAGGSDTTSVTLTWAISLLLNNPCMLRKAHEELDTHVGKERLVNEVDLSKLVYLQAIVKETLRLYPALPLSGPRQFNQDSILGGYRIAKGTRLVLNLTKIQRDPSVWLNPTEFQPERFLTTHKDVDMRGKNFEFTPFGGGRRICPGATFALQVLHLTLANFLHKFQLSTPSDAKVDMSESLGITNIKSTPLEVLISPRLSSCDLYE